One Erpetoichthys calabaricus chromosome 8, fErpCal1.3, whole genome shotgun sequence DNA segment encodes these proteins:
- the LOC127528990 gene encoding transcription factor 21 has protein sequence MEEMFFDFEQDPTTDFAFWGQMDPNIQFQSQLDTLLFDCPSVTGQLSPWSNFTCQSIFPDAQLAFTDLESQPMQVEVGAEVDSSLTEAPLDINKPKQRRLAPQNPYKVQRHAANIRERKRMLSINSAFEELRCHVPTFPYEKRLSKIDTLRLAIAYIALLREILLSGCDPKSYVDECLKNGYKNQTNAIWNTSDLTARLSWIKWD, from the exons ATGGAGGAgatgttctttgactttgaacAAGATCCAACAACGGACTTTGCTTTTTGGGGACAGATGGACCCAAATATTCAATTCCAGTCACAGCTGGACACCTTATTATTTGATTGCCCGTCAGTCACTGGACAGCTATCCCCCTGGTCCAACTTTACTTGTCAGTCAATTTTTCCGGATGCCCAACTCGCGTTCACCGATTTAGAGTCCCAGCCAATGCAAGTAGAAGTTGGTGCTGAAGTGGACAGCTCCCTGACGGAGGCGCCTCTCGACATTAATAAGCCAAAACAGCGCCGACTCGCACCTCAGAATCCTTATAAAGTGCAGAGACACGCCGCGAACATCAGGGAGAGGAAAAGGATGCTCAGTATAAACTCTGCCTTTGAGGAACTCCGCTGTCACGTCCCTACATTCCCGTATGAGAAGCGCCTGTCAAAGATAGACACGCTGAGGCTGGCCATCGCCTATATAGCGCTTCTCAGAGAGATACTCCTGTCTGGCTGCGATCCAAAATCGTACGTAGACGAATGTCTAAAGAATGGATATAAAAATCAGACAAATGCTATTTGGAATACGAGCg ATCTGACAGCCCGCCTTTCCTGGATAAAGTGGGATTAG